The sequence TCGACCACCGCGGCGCCCTCAACACCGTGGTCGACGTGAACCGCCGCTTCGAGGTCGGCCCCGGCGACCGGGTCCTGGCCGTGTCGTCGCTGAGCTTCGACCTGTCGGTGTGGGACATCTTCGGGCCGCTGTCGGTCGGCGGCGCCGTCGTGCTGCCCGACCCCGGCACGAGCCGGGACCCCGAACACTGGGCGCGGCTGGTCGCCGAGGAGCGGGTGAGCATCTGGAACTCGGTGCCTGCGCTGTTCGAACTCTTCGTGCAGTACGTCGCCGACCGGCCCCGGGACCGGGACCTGCCCATCCGGCTGGCCCTGCTGTCCGGGGACTGGATCCCGCTGAGCCTGCCCGACCGGGCCCGCCAGGTGCTGCCCGGCCTGAAGCCGGTGAGCCTGGGCGGGGCGACTGAGGGATCGATCTGGTCGATCTTCTACCCCATCGAGGAGGTCGACCCGGCCTGGACGAGCATCCCGTACGGCCGGCCGTTGACCAACCAGAACGTGCTGGTCCTCGACGAACAGCTCGAACCCCGCCCCGTGTGGGCCGTCGGCGAGCTCTACATCGGCGGCGCCGGGGTGGCGAAGGGCTACTGGGGCGACCCGGAACGCACCGCCGAGCGGTTCATCACCCACCCCCGCACCGGTGCCTACCTCTACCGCACCGGCGACCTGGGCCGGCTACTGCCCGACGGCACGATCGAGTTCCTCGGCCGGGAGGACTTCCAGGTCAAGGTCGGCGGCTTCCGGATCGAACTCGGCGAGATCGAAACGGTCATCCTCAGCCATCCGGCGGTCGCCGCGGCGACGGTGACCACCATCGGCGACCCCCGGGGCACCAAGCGGCTCGCCGCGTACGTCGTTGCCGAGCCGTCGGCGGCCTCCGTCCCCGGCGGCGACGAGATCAAGGAACTCTGCCAGCAGAAGCTGCCGGCCTACATGGTCCCGGCGACCGTCACCGCCCTGCCCGAGCTGCCGCTCACCCCGAACGGCAAGGTCAACCGAGCCGCGCTGCCGGCCCCACACGCCCGCCGCGCCCACACCCCGCCAGCCACTCCGGTCGAGCAGATCCTGGCCGAGATCTGGGCCGACCTGCTCGGCGCGGAAACCGTGTCCACCACGGACAACCTCTTCGAACTCGGCGCCGACTCACTGCTCGCGCTGCGCGCCGTCGCCGCCGTCGACGCGCGTGGACTCCGGCTACAGATCCGGGACGTCTTCGCCAACCCCACCATCGTCGCCCAGGCCACCGCGGTCGGCGCCGTCGGCGCCGACGAACTGCCACGCGTGGAGCCGGATGTCTCGGGCCGGTTTGAGGGGTTTGGTTTGACGGATGTGCAGCACGCGTATTGGTTGGGCCGGTCGGGGCTGTTCGAGTTGGGTGGGGTGTCGGCTCACCTCTATGTGGAGTTCGAGTCCGCCGATTTTGACGCGGCGCGGGCGTCGGCGGCGTTTCGGTGTTTGGTGGATCGGCATGACATGTTGCGGGCGGTGGTGCGGGGGGACGGCCGGCAGCAGGTGTTGGAGTCGCTGCCGGACTTCGAGGTGGAGTTCGAGGATCTGAGCGGGTTGCCGGAGGAGGTGGTGGGGGAGCGGGTTGCCGCGGTGCGGGAGCGGTTGTCGCATGAGGTGCGGCCGGCGGATGTGTGGCCGTTGTTCGGTGTGGTGGCGCAGGTGTTGCCGGGTGGCCGGTGGCGGGTGCATGTGAGTTTCGACCTGTTGGTCGCGGACGCCGGCTCGATCCAGGTGTTGCTGGACGAGTGGGTGCGGCGGTACGCCGAGCCGGGCCTGGAGCTGGCCCCGGTCGGCCTCACCTTCCGGGACTACATGCGGGCGCTGTCCCAGCTGGAATCCTCCGCGGCCTTCGGGCGGGCGCGGGATTACTGGTTGGGGCGGTTGGGTTCGTTGCCGCCGGCGCCGGAGTTGCCGTTGGTGGCTGGCGGCGACGGCGGCAACCGGTTCGTCCGGCGTGAGTTCGCGCTGGATCGGGGCCGGTGGCGGGCGTTGCGGTCGGCGGCGGTGGCGGCGGGGGTGACGCCGTCGGTGCTGGTGGCGGCCGCGTACGCGGAGGTGTTGGCGGCGTGGTCGAAGAGCCGCTGGTTCACGGTGAATGTGACGGTGGGTGATCGGTTGCCGGTGCATCCGGACGTGAGTCGGGTGGTCGGTGATTTCACCTCGCTCGTGTTGTTGGAGGTGGATTTCCGGGAGTCGCGGGGCTTCGTCGAGCGGGTGCGTGGGTTGCAGCGGCAGTTGTGGCGGGATCTGGAGCATCGGGCGTTCGGTGGGGTGCGGGTGCTGCGGGAGTTGGCCCGGGTGCACGGGGTAGGTCGGGCGGTGATGCCGGTGGTGTTCACCTCGGTGGTGGGTCGTGAGTTCGGTGGCGAGGGGGGTGAGTTGCCGGGCCTGGGCCGGGTGGTGTCGATGGTGTCGCAGACGCCCCAGGTGCTGCTGGACCACCAGATCTACGAGCGGGCCGACGGGCTGGTGGTGTCGTGGGACGCGGTGGAGGAGCGTTTCCCGGCGGGGTTGTTGGACGCGGCGTTCGGCGAGTACGAGCGGCTGCTGCACCGACTCGCCGACGACCCCAACTGCTGGACGCTGCCCCGCCTGATCGAGGCCGACGACGAACACGACGCGACCCTGAGCGCGCACCAGGGGCAGGAGCGCCAGGCTCTGCCCGCCCGGATCGCGCCGGCCGAACGAGTGCACACCCCGCCGGCCACCCCCACCGAGCGGATCCTGGCCGACATCTGGGCCAACCTGCTCGGCCTGGAGGACGTCTCCACGACCGACAACCTCTTCGAGCTGGGCGCGGACTCGCTGCTCGCACTACGGGCGGTCGCCGACGCCGACGGGCGTGGCCTCAAGATCGACCTGCGGGAGGTCTTCGCCCACCCAACCGTTCGGGGCCAGGCCAACAGGGCCCGTGCCGTGGCCAGCGAGACCGGTCCGGCGGCGGTCGCCGGGCCGAGCGCGCTCACCCCGTCGCAGCTCTGGTTCCTCCAGCAGGACCTGCCCGAGCGGCACCACTGGAACGACGCGTCGTTCCTGCTGTCGTTGCGGCGTCCGCTGGACCTCGACCTCCTGCGCCGGTCGCTGCGCCAGATCCTCGACCACCACGACGCGCTGCGGCTGCGGTTCACCTCCAGCACCGGCACCTGGGCGGGCACCATCGCCGCCCCGGAGCCGGCGGCCGACCTCCCGTTCTCGGTCCACAACTTCGCCACCCTCACGGGCCCCCAGCAGAAGAAGGCGGTCACCGAGGTCTCCGACGCCCTGCAACGCAGCCTCGACCTGGCCGACGGGCCGCTGATCCGGGTGGCGTACTTCGACCTCGGCCAGCGACCACACTGCCTGCTGCTGCTCGCCCACTGGCTGGTGGTCGACCACTTCTCGTCCCGGGTGCTGCTGGAGGACCTGCTCGCCTGCTACCGGCAGTACGGCACCGGTGCAGCCGCCGCCACCCTGCCCGGACGGACGACACCCTTCCCGGTCTGGGCGGCGGCGTTGGCCGAGCGGGCCCGCAGCCCCGAGCTGGTGGGCCAACTGCCGTACTGGACCGACCCGGTGCGTCGCGAACTCAGCCCACTCCACCTGGACGGCGCCGGCCCGAACACGCTCGAGTCGCTGCAGACCATCACGCTGCGCCTGGAGCACGACGTGACCGAGGCCGTGCTGCGCAGCGTGCCCCGCGCCTTCGG comes from Micromonospora viridifaciens and encodes:
- a CDS encoding non-ribosomal peptide synthetase, which encodes MNTVGVDESVKSGDDRRDMLLNADPATRRDLLRAYVRQLCSEVLPEWSPDTPDDEALFFESIAAAEFKAVIERDLDVAVPFTDLVEEPTVASLADLFARGLDAAAPGTSRLVEPDVSGRFEAFGLTDVQHAYWLGRSGLFELGGVSAHLYVEFESAGFDVARASWAFRCLVDRHDMLRAVVRADGRQQVLESVPDFEVEFEDLSGLPESAAWERVASVRQRLSHEVRPADVWPLFGVVAQVLPGGRWRVHVSFDLLVADAGSIQLLLDEWVRLYAEPDVVLAPVGLSFRDYVGALSRLEGSAAALRARDYWLGRLGSLPPAPELPLVAGGNAGGRFVRREFVLDRARWRALRSAAVAAGVTPSVLVAAAYAEVLAAWSKSRWFTVNVTVGDRLPVHPDVSRVVGDFTSLVLLEVDFRESRGFVERVRGLQRQLWRDLEHRAFGGVRVLRELARVHGVGRAVMPVVFTSVVGREFGGEGGELPGLGRVVSMVSQTPQVLLDHQIYERADGLVVSWDAVEERFPAGLLDAAFGEYERLLHRLGDDPDCWHHDRLVRAPEEHLHLTTPPAGDDVPDGLLQQAVTAYADAHPHRTAVVSTGRTLTYGELLSRSRRVARRLAEWGVARGDLVAICMDKGWEQVVGVLGVLDAAAGYVPIDAGWPQQRIADVCQQTRAGVVLTQRAVAGRTDWPSGVRVAAVDDDEVWAGVDDAPVPVAGEPTDVAYVIFTSGSTGRPKGVVIDHRGALNTVVDVNRRFEVGPGDRVLAVSSLSFDLSVWDIFGPLSVGGAVVLPDPGTSRDPEHWARLVAEERVSIWNSVPALFELFVQYVADRPRDRDLPIRLALLSGDWIPLSLPDRARQVLPGLKPVSLGGATEGSIWSIFYPIEEVDPAWTSIPYGRPLTNQNVLVLDEQLEPRPVWAVGELYIGGAGVAKGYWGDPERTAERFITHPRTGAYLYRTGDLGRLLPDGTIEFLGREDFQVKVGGFRIELGEIETVILSHPAVAAATVTTIGDPRGTKRLAAYVVAEPSAASVPGGDEIKELCQQKLPAYMVPATVTALPELPLTPNGKVNRAALPAPHARRAHTPPATPVEQILAEIWADLLGAETVSTTDNLFELGADSLLALRAVAAVDARGLRLQIRDVFANPTIVAQATAVGAVGADELPRVEPDVSGRFEGFGLTDVQHAYWLGRSGLFELGGVSAHLYVEFESADFDAARASAAFRCLVDRHDMLRAVVRGDGRQQVLESLPDFEVEFEDLSGLPEEVVGERVAAVRERLSHEVRPADVWPLFGVVAQVLPGGRWRVHVSFDLLVADAGSIQVLLDEWVRRYAEPGLELAPVGLTFRDYMRALSQLESSAAFGRARDYWLGRLGSLPPAPELPLVAGGDGGNRFVRREFALDRGRWRALRSAAVAAGVTPSVLVAAAYAEVLAAWSKSRWFTVNVTVGDRLPVHPDVSRVVGDFTSLVLLEVDFRESRGFVERVRGLQRQLWRDLEHRAFGGVRVLRELARVHGVGRAVMPVVFTSVVGREFGGEGGELPGLGRVVSMVSQTPQVLLDHQIYERADGLVVSWDAVEERFPAGLLDAAFGEYERLLHRLADDPNCWTLPRLIEADDEHDATLSAHQGQERQALPARIAPAERVHTPPATPTERILADIWANLLGLEDVSTTDNLFELGADSLLALRAVADADGRGLKIDLREVFAHPTVRGQANRARAVASETGPAAVAGPSALTPSQLWFLQQDLPERHHWNDASFLLSLRRPLDLDLLRRSLRQILDHHDALRLRFTSSTGTWAGTIAAPEPAADLPFSVHNFATLTGPQQKKAVTEVSDALQRSLDLADGPLIRVAYFDLGQRPHCLLLLAHWLVVDHFSSRVLLEDLLACYRQYGTGAAAATLPGRTTPFPVWAAALAERARSPELVGQLPYWTDPVRRELSPLHLDGAGPNTLESLQTITLRLEHDVTEAVLRSVPRAFGTNIAAVLCTALVRSLPLPAAGERRVLIDLERHGRDLGLPGLDISRTVGRFSTIAPIMLELDHRADVAESLATIGRQLAAVPDQGHGYGLLRYLSEHGEQLRQMPPAQAGLNYVGQVDELFLRSDLLSVPRMSYGAQRSSTGTRFRSLDVLGYVMGRRLSFTIGYSTNLHSPATAESFAADFRSELERLVERAEES